A window of the Desulfovibrio sp. Fe33 genome harbors these coding sequences:
- a CDS encoding LemA family protein yields the protein MLKRLVTALAAMLIATSLAGCGYNAMQQQEEEVFAAWGNLESALQRRADLIPNLVETVKGAAAHEKSTLTAVVEARAKAVQTKITPEMLTDKNALANFQAAQGELSSALSRLMVVVERYPDLKANQNYLGLQHQLEGTENRINVARQRYNEAVKTFNFSIRKFPNSLTNSLLLHLERKEFFEAAPDAKAVPKVNFGSES from the coding sequence ATGCTCAAACGACTTGTCACGGCCCTCGCGGCCATGCTTATCGCCACATCTCTGGCCGGATGCGGCTACAACGCCATGCAGCAGCAGGAGGAAGAGGTCTTCGCGGCCTGGGGCAATCTTGAATCCGCCCTGCAACGGCGCGCGGACCTGATTCCCAATCTGGTGGAGACGGTCAAGGGCGCGGCGGCTCATGAGAAATCCACGCTGACCGCCGTGGTCGAGGCGCGGGCCAAGGCCGTTCAGACCAAGATCACGCCCGAGATGCTCACCGACAAGAACGCCCTGGCCAACTTCCAGGCGGCGCAGGGAGAGCTTTCCTCGGCCCTGTCCCGGCTCATGGTCGTGGTCGAGCGGTATCCCGACCTCAAGGCCAATCAGAATTATCTCGGCCTCCAGCATCAGCTCGAAGGCACCGAGAATCGCATCAATGTGGCCCGGCAACGGTACAACGAGGCGGTCAAGACCTTCAACTTCTCCATCCGCAAGTTCCCCAACTCCTTGACCAACTCGCTGCTGCTCCACCTGGAGCGCAAGGAGTTCTTCGAAGCTGCCCCGGACGCCAAGGCCGTCCCCAAGGTCAACTTCGGGTCCGAGTCCTAG
- a CDS encoding TPM domain-containing protein: protein MRLLSSRPAGLVPALILALVLGLSSWALALDVPRYTTRVNDLAGMMTPRTRQTIEDRLADLERSDSTQVAVLTIPSLKGDSLEDFSIRVAEAWKVGQKDFDNGVILLVSKEDHKIRIEVGYGLEGRLTDVLAGQIIDNVITPQFRAGRFDHGFIEGVAAISGAVRGEFTALPEKRKSKLNILAILIGPMIFIILLTEKFGRRRIPGASEGVRTAGRSGPGVIFFPGPRIGGGGGFGGGGGGFGGFGGGGFGGGGASGGW, encoded by the coding sequence GTGCGACTTCTTTCGAGCAGACCGGCGGGTCTTGTCCCGGCCTTGATCCTGGCCCTGGTTCTGGGCCTGTCCTCCTGGGCCTTGGCCCTGGATGTGCCCCGGTACACCACGCGGGTCAATGATCTGGCCGGGATGATGACCCCCCGGACACGGCAGACCATCGAGGACCGGCTGGCGGACCTGGAGCGTTCCGACTCCACCCAGGTCGCCGTCCTGACCATTCCGTCCCTCAAGGGCGATTCCCTCGAGGATTTCTCCATCCGGGTCGCCGAGGCCTGGAAGGTCGGCCAGAAGGACTTCGACAACGGCGTCATCCTTCTGGTCAGCAAAGAGGACCACAAGATCCGCATCGAGGTGGGCTACGGCCTGGAGGGCAGGCTTACCGACGTGCTCGCCGGACAGATCATCGACAACGTCATTACCCCGCAATTCAGGGCGGGACGCTTCGACCATGGCTTCATCGAAGGCGTGGCCGCCATTTCCGGAGCCGTGCGCGGCGAGTTCACGGCCCTGCCCGAGAAGCGCAAGAGCAAGCTCAACATTCTGGCCATCCTCATCGGCCCCATGATTTTCATCATCCTGCTGACCGAGAAGTTCGGCCGCCGCAGAATCCCCGGCGCATCCGAGGGCGTGCGCACGGCCGGGCGCAGCGGTCCCGGCGTTATCTTCTTCCCTGGTCCGCGCATCGGCGGAGGCGGGGGCTTCGGCGGTGGAGGCGGCGGTTTCGGCGGCTTCGGCGGGGGCGGTTTCGGAGGCGGCGGCGCTTCCGGCGGCTGGTAG
- a CDS encoding TPM domain-containing protein — translation MSNAATFLTKAEQDALIRCVQEAERSTSGEIVPVIADMSYDYPRAGLIGSLICGSLAAVGFTLALGREDMWVFLALFLALFLCFSRLFDAFPALKKPFISKREMRDEVAEAAFTAFHAHGLHNTRDKTGIILYVSVFEHSVQVLADKGINDLVNPLAWEEVVALVTDGIRAGRPGEALCAGVRRCGEMLTERFPVRPDDTDELPNLIIEGGK, via the coding sequence ATGAGCAACGCAGCGACATTTCTCACCAAGGCGGAACAGGACGCGCTCATCAGGTGCGTTCAGGAAGCAGAACGTTCGACGTCCGGCGAAATAGTTCCGGTCATCGCGGACATGAGCTACGACTATCCCCGTGCGGGACTCATCGGCAGCCTCATTTGCGGCTCCCTCGCCGCCGTGGGCTTTACTCTGGCCCTGGGCCGCGAGGACATGTGGGTTTTTCTTGCCCTCTTTCTCGCGCTTTTCCTTTGTTTTTCCAGGTTGTTCGACGCCTTTCCTGCCCTGAAAAAGCCCTTCATCTCCAAGCGGGAGATGCGCGATGAGGTGGCCGAGGCCGCCTTCACCGCCTTCCATGCCCACGGGCTGCACAACACCCGCGACAAGACCGGGATCATCCTCTACGTCTCGGTTTTCGAGCATTCTGTTCAGGTGTTGGCCGACAAGGGCATCAACGACCTGGTCAATCCCCTCGCCTGGGAGGAGGTCGTCGCCCTTGTCACCGACGGCATCCGCGCGGGCAGGCCGGGCGAAGCCCTGTGCGCCGGCGTGCGCCGCTGCGGCGAAATGCTCACCGAACGCTTTCCGGTCAGGCCCGACGACACCGACGAACTGCCCAATCTCATCATCGAAGGCGGAAAGTAG
- the mobA gene encoding molybdenum cofactor guanylyltransferase, with amino-acid sequence MDIAGIILAGGLGTRMGHVKKAFLTISGQTILDRLLAVYRPLFTEILISARDLDDFAGYPYPLAPDKYEARSSLTGIHAGLAAMRASHGFMAACDGPFLQPGLVRALLEQAAPEDDVVIPIKDDGYVEPLCAVYSKRCLPFIEAQLQRENYRIIGFFDQVRVRKVPISLLRQADPHQISFFNVNTPDDLKQAERLAAELDI; translated from the coding sequence ATGGACATCGCAGGCATCATCCTGGCCGGGGGACTCGGCACCCGCATGGGACACGTTAAAAAGGCGTTTCTGACCATCAGCGGCCAGACCATTCTGGATCGCCTTCTCGCCGTTTACCGCCCCCTGTTTACCGAAATCCTCATCTCCGCCCGCGATCTCGACGATTTTGCGGGCTACCCCTACCCTCTTGCGCCGGACAAATACGAGGCCCGATCCTCCCTGACAGGCATCCACGCGGGCTTGGCGGCCATGCGCGCTTCACACGGTTTCATGGCCGCCTGCGACGGGCCGTTTCTCCAGCCCGGACTGGTTCGCGCCCTCCTCGAACAGGCCGCCCCGGAAGACGACGTCGTCATCCCCATCAAGGATGACGGCTATGTCGAACCCCTCTGCGCCGTCTACTCCAAGCGGTGCCTCCCCTTTATCGAGGCGCAGCTTCAGCGTGAAAACTATCGCATCATAGGCTTCTTCGATCAGGTCCGGGTCAGGAAAGTGCCCATTTCCCTGCTCCGCCAGGCCGATCCGCACCAGATATCCTTTTTCAACGTGAATACGCCCGACGACCTAAAACAGGCCGAACGGCTGGCCGCGGAACTCGATATTTAA
- a CDS encoding alpha/beta hydrolase, producing the protein MWTILKIAAAAGTVYGGITTWVFCSQNGLVFSPRSELADTPDVNGLTFEDVWLENALGTGIHGWWIPCEDAERVLLFCHGNGGNVSHLMDSYRIFHDLGLSVLVFDYSGYGLSGGKPSEMATRADALAAWNWLADTRRIEPRDIIIFGRSLGGGVAARLAADLAEQGEEPGGLILESTFTSLTDMGAMRFPWLPVRWLIRHRYDSMRALSGVRTPTLFLHSPDDDLVPYAMGRELYESYEGPKLFWGLTGDHNYGFLTSPGYTDGFRRFLVGLPGHCR; encoded by the coding sequence ATGTGGACGATTTTGAAGATAGCGGCGGCCGCAGGGACCGTCTACGGCGGCATAACCACCTGGGTGTTCTGCTCCCAGAACGGATTGGTCTTCAGCCCAAGGAGCGAGCTGGCCGATACGCCGGATGTAAACGGGCTGACGTTCGAGGACGTATGGCTGGAAAACGCGCTGGGCACGGGCATTCACGGGTGGTGGATTCCCTGTGAAGACGCGGAACGGGTGCTGCTGTTCTGCCACGGCAACGGGGGCAACGTTTCTCATCTGATGGACTCGTACAGAATATTTCATGACCTCGGACTGTCGGTGCTGGTCTTCGATTATTCGGGGTATGGACTGAGCGGCGGCAAGCCGTCGGAAATGGCGACCAGGGCCGATGCGCTGGCGGCGTGGAACTGGCTGGCGGATACCCGCCGCATCGAGCCGCGCGACATCATCATTTTCGGACGCAGCCTGGGCGGAGGCGTGGCCGCGCGCCTGGCGGCCGACTTGGCGGAGCAGGGCGAGGAACCGGGCGGACTGATTCTGGAATCCACGTTCACTTCGTTGACTGACATGGGGGCAATGCGATTCCCCTGGCTGCCTGTCCGCTGGCTGATCCGCCATCGATACGACAGTATGCGCGCCCTGTCCGGAGTACGGACGCCCACCCTGTTCCTGCACAGCCCGGACGACGATCTCGTGCCCTATGCCATGGGGCGAGAGCTATACGAGTCGTACGAAGGCCCCAAGCTGTTCTGGGGATTGACCGGGGACCACAACTACGGGTTCCTGACGTCTCCCGGTTACACAGACGGATTCCGCCGGTTTCTGGTGGGCTTGCCGGGCCATTGCCGATGA
- a CDS encoding DUF2784 domain-containing protein: MTGGAPAFWADVVLAVHFAVAAFIVLGQPAIWIGAAAGRRFARNRWFRWSHAALMGFVLAETAAGRLCPLTEWEAALRRAAGQESGEPVSCVRYWLGRVLFPDIDPAWFAGVYAAFFALVILTLFLVPVEKAEKPAARDMD, encoded by the coding sequence ATGACGGGCGGCGCTCCGGCCTTCTGGGCGGACGTGGTGCTGGCTGTCCATTTCGCTGTCGCGGCCTTCATCGTCCTGGGGCAGCCCGCCATATGGATCGGGGCGGCGGCCGGAAGACGATTCGCGCGTAACCGATGGTTCCGATGGTCCCACGCGGCCCTCATGGGCTTTGTACTGGCCGAGACGGCGGCGGGCAGGCTTTGCCCCCTGACCGAATGGGAGGCGGCCCTGCGCCGCGCCGCCGGGCAGGAAAGCGGGGAGCCGGTCTCCTGCGTGAGATACTGGCTAGGCCGCGTACTGTTTCCGGACATCGATCCGGCATGGTTCGCGGGCGTCTATGCCGCTTTTTTCGCTCTCGTAATCCTGACCCTGTTCCTTGTTCCGGTCGAAAAAGCGGAAAAACCTGCCGCCCGGGATATGGATTGA
- a CDS encoding GGDEF domain-containing protein encodes MSTRSSKLDLLFKDLRETGTPNEADWIAVILFIRNLLSRLSIYSDDKKSEIQFEICEQLMQNDFSEKRLETVVAMLDGYLLQTIGALELEEALAQEKRTAAVLINEMNEIVSSMHGANERQDKRLHTFREETVEVLRDDSQKSLIVSRVRGMFKELIEEFREEARVLNAKAEHFRMTADFDPMLTQLHNRRSLEAHLRHTAEEFARTGTPLAVMMIDVDHFKNVNDTYGHQAGDDVLRALAHIVCEHAVRYDGFAARYGGEELMVVVQGMDLNRAAANAEALRADVERYDFRVRTDGKLADDPIGFTVSLGVARMKVGWSASELIGAADTALYEAKNSGRNRVCSARK; translated from the coding sequence ATGTCCACACGCTCCAGCAAGCTCGACCTCCTGTTCAAGGATCTCCGTGAAACCGGCACCCCCAACGAAGCGGACTGGATAGCCGTCATCCTGTTCATCCGTAACCTGCTTTCCCGCCTGTCTATTTACTCCGACGACAAGAAATCCGAAATACAGTTCGAGATTTGCGAACAGCTCATGCAGAACGACTTTTCGGAAAAGCGGCTGGAAACGGTCGTCGCCATGCTCGACGGGTATTTGCTGCAAACCATCGGCGCTCTGGAACTGGAAGAGGCCCTGGCCCAGGAAAAGCGTACCGCCGCGGTGCTCATCAACGAGATGAACGAAATAGTCTCGTCCATGCACGGGGCCAACGAGCGTCAGGACAAGCGGCTGCACACCTTTCGGGAAGAAACCGTGGAAGTCCTGCGGGACGACAGCCAGAAATCCCTGATCGTGTCCCGGGTGCGCGGCATGTTCAAGGAACTCATCGAGGAATTCCGGGAGGAGGCGAGGGTGCTCAACGCCAAGGCCGAACACTTCCGGATGACCGCCGACTTCGATCCCATGCTTACCCAACTGCACAACCGGCGTTCCCTGGAGGCGCATCTCAGGCACACGGCGGAGGAGTTCGCCCGGACCGGCACGCCCCTGGCCGTAATGATGATCGACGTTGACCACTTCAAGAACGTCAACGACACTTACGGCCACCAGGCGGGCGACGACGTGCTCCGCGCATTGGCCCATATCGTGTGCGAGCACGCCGTCCGTTACGACGGTTTCGCGGCCCGATACGGCGGCGAGGAGCTGATGGTGGTCGTGCAGGGCATGGACCTGAACCGTGCCGCCGCCAACGCCGAAGCCCTGCGGGCGGATGTGGAGCGATACGATTTCCGGGTCCGCACCGACGGCAAGCTGGCCGACGATCCCATCGGCTTCACGGTGTCCCTGGGCGTGGCCCGGATGAAGGTGGGCTGGTCCGCGAGCGAATTGATCGGGGCTGCCGACACCGCCCTGTACGAGGCCAAGAACTCCGGCCGCAACCGGGTCTGCTCGGCCCGGAAATAA
- a CDS encoding methyl-accepting chemotaxis protein, producing the protein MRLSVKMILFCLLVGIVPLAGMAGYSLQNASVSLKEQSFSKLVSLQEAKSNELDGLTELWNRDITMYSEAKYVYSALVRLRDIIFYAAKPGQRMNLEDEDYAHALKQVVPDFVPWVKVRGYADALILDDTGRIVFSVAMGRELGEDIVNGPLAGSRLAEAWKRALKGETVFVDFAPYSPLDGLPCAFIAAPVRRHGEGIEGVAVLRIPIEAVNKVMRVRAGMGKTGETFLVGPDGLMRSDLHSDPEAHSVVASFADPGQGIMDSEPARRALAGERGRMNSVDYRGNKVLAAYSPINVGGVVWGLVTKIEASEALNRIRGLENAALAVGSVSAAGIVLVTLIFLRIVLLKPLRELRVYAGRVAEGDLAARPEGRFKGELGEVSEAIERMVRNLGEKMHEAGEASRLAETRAAEAEAAVVRAEGERRARTDAARAQREGMLQAAGMLENVVSGMREASATVNQESDRIMEGANSLSSRVEITAASMEELAGSIREVANNAETASKDAEFARQRAQEGSDVVRRTVESIGDVYSITEQLKGQVSSLGGKADSIGKVMNVISDIADQTNLLALNAAIEAARAGDAGRGFAVVADEVRKLAEKTMDATREVGGSIAAIQADVRENIKGMDRAAERVDVANRLAGESGRALSEIMEFFETVTRQVEAIATASIQQSNVGEEINRAVSEVDTVSTKTAGAVAQTGGAIGELTGQIETLSKLYGLFMLLGEGVVQQQVESLAKAPDLAVPERRFKVLQRVVRDNPSLETAWIVDPRGVQSTEFASASGDTGALRGGPGTSWADSDWFRETTRTGESFISNIYYSEALEDYCLTVATPVKDRDGNLLSVLAVDVRHAV; encoded by the coding sequence ATGCGACTCAGCGTCAAAATGATACTGTTCTGCCTGCTGGTGGGCATCGTTCCACTGGCCGGCATGGCGGGGTACAGTTTGCAGAACGCTTCGGTGAGCCTGAAGGAGCAGTCCTTCAGCAAACTGGTTTCCCTGCAGGAGGCCAAGTCCAATGAACTGGACGGCCTGACCGAGCTTTGGAACCGCGATATCACCATGTATTCCGAAGCCAAGTACGTATACAGCGCGCTGGTCCGGCTTCGGGACATCATTTTTTACGCGGCCAAACCGGGGCAGCGCATGAACCTGGAGGACGAGGACTACGCTCACGCCCTGAAGCAGGTCGTTCCGGATTTCGTCCCGTGGGTCAAGGTGCGCGGATACGCCGACGCCCTGATTCTGGACGACACCGGGCGCATCGTCTTTTCGGTGGCCATGGGCCGCGAGCTGGGTGAGGACATCGTCAATGGGCCGTTGGCCGGGAGCCGTCTCGCCGAAGCCTGGAAACGAGCCCTGAAGGGCGAAACCGTATTCGTCGACTTCGCCCCCTACTCTCCTCTCGACGGTTTGCCCTGCGCCTTTATCGCCGCGCCTGTCCGCCGCCATGGCGAGGGCATCGAAGGCGTGGCCGTGCTCCGCATCCCCATCGAAGCCGTGAACAAGGTCATGCGCGTCAGGGCGGGCATGGGCAAGACCGGCGAAACCTTTCTGGTGGGCCCGGACGGGCTTATGCGTTCCGATCTTCATTCCGACCCCGAGGCGCACAGCGTGGTCGCATCCTTTGCCGACCCCGGCCAGGGGATCATGGACTCCGAACCGGCCCGCCGCGCCCTCGCGGGCGAGCGCGGACGCATGAACAGCGTGGACTATCGCGGAAACAAGGTGCTGGCCGCCTATTCCCCGATCAACGTCGGCGGCGTAGTTTGGGGGCTGGTGACCAAGATCGAAGCCTCCGAGGCCCTGAACCGGATAAGAGGGCTGGAGAACGCGGCCCTGGCCGTGGGCAGTGTGTCCGCAGCGGGCATTGTCCTCGTTACCTTGATTTTCTTGCGTATCGTTCTTCTCAAACCGCTCCGGGAGCTGCGCGTGTACGCGGGCCGGGTGGCCGAGGGCGACCTGGCTGCGCGACCGGAGGGGCGGTTCAAGGGCGAGTTGGGCGAAGTCTCCGAGGCCATTGAACGTATGGTCCGCAACCTGGGCGAGAAGATGCATGAGGCCGGGGAGGCGTCGCGCCTTGCCGAGACACGGGCCGCCGAGGCGGAAGCCGCCGTCGTCCGGGCCGAGGGGGAACGCCGGGCGCGTACCGACGCGGCCCGGGCCCAGCGCGAAGGGATGCTCCAGGCAGCCGGAATGCTGGAAAATGTCGTTTCTGGAATGCGCGAGGCGTCGGCCACGGTGAACCAGGAGTCCGACCGGATCATGGAGGGGGCCAACAGTCTCAGTTCGCGCGTGGAGATCACCGCGGCGTCCATGGAGGAGCTGGCTGGGTCTATCCGCGAAGTGGCCAACAACGCCGAGACCGCGTCCAAGGATGCGGAATTCGCGCGTCAGCGTGCCCAGGAGGGTTCCGATGTGGTGCGCCGTACTGTGGAGTCCATCGGCGACGTGTATTCGATCACCGAACAGCTCAAGGGGCAGGTCTCCAGCCTGGGAGGCAAGGCCGATTCCATCGGCAAGGTCATGAACGTCATTTCCGACATCGCCGACCAGACCAACCTTCTGGCGCTCAATGCCGCCATCGAGGCCGCCCGCGCGGGGGATGCCGGGCGCGGCTTCGCGGTGGTTGCCGACGAGGTTCGCAAGCTCGCGGAAAAGACCATGGACGCAACACGCGAGGTGGGCGGGTCCATCGCGGCCATCCAGGCGGACGTGCGCGAAAACATCAAGGGCATGGACCGCGCCGCCGAAAGGGTGGATGTGGCCAACCGTCTTGCGGGGGAGTCAGGTCGGGCGCTCAGCGAGATCATGGAGTTTTTCGAGACCGTCACCCGGCAGGTGGAGGCCATCGCCACGGCCAGCATTCAGCAGTCCAACGTGGGCGAGGAAATCAATCGGGCCGTGAGCGAGGTGGACACCGTGTCCACGAAGACGGCCGGTGCCGTGGCCCAGACCGGCGGGGCCATCGGCGAGCTGACCGGCCAGATAGAGACCCTGTCCAAATTGTACGGGCTGTTCATGCTCCTGGGCGAAGGCGTGGTCCAACAACAGGTGGAGTCCCTGGCTAAGGCCCCGGATCTGGCCGTGCCGGAGAGGCGGTTCAAGGTGTTGCAGCGGGTGGTTCGGGATAATCCGAGCCTGGAGACGGCCTGGATCGTGGACCCCAGGGGCGTGCAGTCGACGGAGTTCGCCTCGGCGAGCGGCGATACCGGCGCGTTGCGAGGCGGACCGGGCACAAGCTGGGCCGACAGCGACTGGTTCCGCGAAACCACCCGCACCGGCGAGAGTTTTATTTCGAACATCTATTATTCCGAAGCGTTGGAGGACTATTGTCTGACAGTGGCGACGCCGGTCAAGGATCGCGACGGCAACTTGTTGTCCGTGCTGGCCGTGGACGTCCGCCACGCGGTCTAA
- a CDS encoding competence protein ComEC → MRTDWMSDPLFWVLALPALAASGLLIQMVLSLFRCCASFRLRGRPVQLKWWMIPVTSAVCGLLWLLAALYAVLAE, encoded by the coding sequence ATGCGCACCGACTGGATGTCCGATCCCCTCTTCTGGGTCCTTGCCCTGCCCGCACTGGCCGCGTCCGGCCTGCTCATCCAGATGGTCCTCTCCCTGTTTCGCTGCTGCGCATCCTTTCGGCTTCGCGGTCGCCCGGTCCAGCTCAAATGGTGGATGATTCCTGTAACATCCGCCGTCTGCGGACTCTTGTGGCTTCTGGCGGCCCTCTACGCCGTCCTTGCCGAATAA
- a CDS encoding DNA integrity scanning protein DisA nucleotide-binding domain protein — translation MSQASFENICIFHILDGLRDGLSHFSPPSRVAVVYAVGRGEPPRICDPQGLLEGHEPKLQDYFLYSNRWRGKEERIEGLRVLSQDEVGLDLAGLINLAARSNSVSYQMWFTEEHPDMCSLGPTRSWLEYAAELFSQHFATGSVLGLDTAGFMLQHCAIHAIRDYIVDERSRQGWLDTQIRVYPFLDALIGVSATKEEGAAPRGRIVVVEPTQLDKVRFICRFPEHEQPKTANFKHVRKLLQAVEDSGRVLVSNGTSVLGIAIGPMPGAYLAAQFSGSYGFLWIRDQLVCSFGDGRFRSSNLRANLVQLEEQFLETDMTMGKQNALFKIVTTMVNRVRDRKHGCTLVVDMGRNPLNMSGQHLVEPLDLTSTSHLKLACSLAKLDGAVHIGRDLKLHGFACLMDGRSVPGENRARGARFNSALRFTAEHEELVVVVVSADRPVSIIKDGVELTALCHFQHICGLRRPPLLAEWVMN, via the coding sequence ATGTCACAAGCATCGTTCGAGAACATCTGCATATTTCACATTCTGGACGGCCTGCGGGACGGGTTGTCCCATTTCTCTCCTCCGAGCCGGGTGGCCGTGGTCTATGCGGTCGGACGCGGCGAACCGCCGCGCATCTGCGACCCGCAGGGGCTGCTCGAAGGCCATGAGCCCAAACTTCAGGATTATTTTCTGTATTCGAACCGCTGGCGCGGCAAGGAAGAGCGCATCGAGGGGTTGCGCGTCCTCAGCCAGGACGAGGTCGGGCTGGACCTTGCCGGACTCATCAATTTGGCGGCGCGCTCCAATTCCGTGAGCTACCAGATGTGGTTCACCGAAGAGCACCCGGACATGTGCTCCCTCGGTCCCACGCGGAGCTGGCTGGAATACGCGGCCGAGCTGTTTTCACAGCACTTCGCCACAGGCAGCGTTCTGGGGCTGGACACCGCCGGGTTCATGCTCCAGCACTGCGCCATTCACGCCATTCGGGACTACATCGTGGACGAGCGTTCCCGCCAGGGGTGGCTGGATACCCAGATCAGGGTCTATCCCTTCCTGGACGCGCTCATCGGCGTATCGGCCACCAAGGAGGAAGGCGCGGCCCCCAGGGGGCGCATCGTGGTGGTGGAGCCCACCCAGCTCGATAAGGTCCGCTTCATCTGCCGTTTTCCGGAACACGAGCAACCCAAGACCGCGAATTTCAAGCATGTCCGCAAACTTTTGCAGGCCGTGGAGGACTCGGGCAGAGTGCTGGTCTCGAACGGGACGTCCGTTCTCGGCATCGCCATCGGCCCCATGCCCGGCGCCTACCTGGCGGCCCAATTCTCCGGCTCCTACGGGTTCCTGTGGATTCGCGACCAGTTGGTGTGCAGCTTCGGCGACGGCCGGTTCCGCTCTTCCAACCTCCGGGCCAATCTGGTCCAACTGGAGGAACAGTTCCTGGAGACGGACATGACCATGGGGAAGCAGAACGCCCTGTTCAAGATCGTCACCACCATGGTCAACCGGGTGCGCGATCGCAAGCACGGCTGCACCCTGGTTGTTGATATGGGCCGCAACCCCCTGAACATGTCCGGGCAACATTTGGTGGAGCCGCTGGACCTGACCAGCACCAGCCATCTCAAGCTGGCCTGCTCCCTGGCCAAGCTGGACGGGGCCGTGCACATCGGCCGCGATCTCAAACTGCACGGCTTCGCCTGCCTCATGGACGGCCGCAGCGTGCCTGGCGAGAACCGGGCCAGGGGCGCGCGCTTCAACTCCGCCCTGCGTTTTACCGCCGAACATGAGGAGCTCGTGGTCGTGGTCGTGTCCGCCGACCGGCCCGTGTCCATCATCAAGGACGGGGTGGAATTGACCGCCCTGTGCCACTTCCAGCACATCTGCGGCTTGCGGCGCCCCCCGCTTCTGGCCGAGTGGGTCATGAACTGA
- a CDS encoding HAD hydrolase family protein — protein MAAFPPVTLLVRNIAKSAAFYKNALGFDLAWDGLLVGPYGQSLRLVEGRDTTAGGCVIVTLEVPDVVLAVAGILDNGGGRAEKLMKDQPIYLGPDGEMLSLTGRGLPGLERVGLIVYDFDGVMTDNRVLTDQEGRESVFANRSDGMGVNLIRALGIAQVILSTEVNPVVKARADKIGLEAVHGIRDKGAALINLAEKNHVSVGEVLFVGNDVNDADAMGLAGFKVAPADAHPAILAMADLVTEARGGYGVIRELADVLVAARV, from the coding sequence ATGGCCGCATTCCCCCCCGTCACCCTGTTGGTTCGAAATATCGCCAAGTCCGCCGCCTTCTACAAGAACGCCCTGGGGTTCGACCTGGCCTGGGACGGACTGCTCGTCGGGCCTTACGGCCAGTCGTTGCGCCTTGTCGAGGGACGGGACACCACCGCCGGGGGGTGCGTGATCGTCACTCTGGAGGTGCCGGACGTTGTCCTCGCCGTGGCGGGCATTCTGGACAACGGCGGCGGCCGCGCCGAAAAGCTCATGAAGGATCAGCCCATCTACCTCGGGCCGGACGGCGAAATGCTCTCTCTCACCGGCCGGGGACTGCCCGGGCTGGAACGGGTCGGCCTCATCGTCTACGATTTCGACGGCGTCATGACCGACAACCGTGTGCTTACCGATCAGGAGGGGCGCGAATCCGTGTTCGCCAACCGCAGCGACGGCATGGGCGTCAACCTCATCCGCGCCCTCGGCATCGCCCAGGTCATCCTTTCCACGGAGGTTAATCCCGTGGTCAAGGCCAGGGCCGACAAGATCGGTTTGGAGGCTGTCCACGGCATCCGCGACAAAGGTGCCGCCCTGATAAATCTTGCCGAAAAGAACCATGTTTCCGTGGGCGAAGTGCTTTTCGTCGGCAACGACGTCAACGACGCCGACGCCATGGGGCTGGCCGGGTTCAAGGTCGCGCCCGCCGACGCCCATCCCGCGATTCTCGCCATGGCCGACCTGGTCACGGAGGCCAGGGGCGGTTACGGCGTGATACGCGAGCTGGCCGACGTTCTCGTCGCCGCCCGGGTCTAG